The window ATTATCCGTCAGCAAATGCACCCTATATCGAAATGGTCAATACGTTCCGTTCTCTTGACTCTTCATTGATCATTACCGCTGCCCCTCAATGCCCTACTGATCCTCAGTACTTTTACCTGAAGGACCTGATCACGCAGGCTGCCTTTGAcaagctcttcatccaaTTCTACAACAACCCGGCGTGTGATGCTATCGCTGGTAACTCCCCCGGCGACAAGTTCAACTATGACGACTGGGAAACCGTGATTGCCAACAGCGCCAAGAGCAAGTCGGCTAAGCTGTACATTGGTCTTCCTGCCATCCAGGAGCCCAACGAAAGTGGCTACATTGACCCTAATGCGCTGAAGAACCTGGTCTGTCAGTACCAGGGCAGAACGCACTTTGGTGGTATTTCTCTGTGGGATCTGTCTCGTGGTCTTGTCAACAATGTCAATGGAACGTCCTATAACCAGTGGGCTTTGGAGGCGCTCCAGGCTGGATGCAACCCCTATCCTGGCTCCACTACCTCGTCAACCACGGTTGTGAGCACCACTACTTCCAAGGCCTCGTCCACGACTTCCAAGGCATCCACCACGACTTCTAGCGCATCGTCAACAACCTCCAAGGCATCGTCAACAACCTCCAAGGCATCGTCTACGACCTCCAAGGCATCGTCTACGACCTCCAAGGCATCGTCTACGACCTCCAAGGCATCGTCTACGACCTCCAAGGCATCGTCTACGACCTCCAAGGCTTCGTCTACGACCTCCAAGGCTTCGTCTACGACTTCTAAGGCCTCAACTACCTCCAAGGCTTCGACTACTTCTAAGGCGAGCTCTACTTCCAAGGCAAGCTCTACTTCCAAGGCAGGCTCTACTTCCAAAGTGAGCACGACTTCCAAAGCGTCTACAACCTCAAAGGCATCGACCACTTCCAAGGCTTCGACCACTTCCAAGGCGAGCTCTACTTCCAAAGTGAGCACAACTTCCAAGGCGTCTACTACGTCAAAGGCCTCTACAACCTCAAAGGCATCGACCACTTCCAAGGCGTCGACCACTTCCAAGGCATCGACCACTTCCAAGGCATCGACCACTTCCAAGGCATCGACTACTTCCAAGGCTTCAACTACTTCCAAGGCTTCAACTACTTCTAAGGCATCAACCACTTCAAAGGCAAGCACTACTTCCAAGGCATCTACAACTTCGAAGGCATCCACAACCTCGAAGGCGAGCACTACCTCGAAAGTAAGCACTACGTCTAAAGTatcttcaacttcaaaaGCCAGCACTACTTCCAAGGTTAGTACGACGTCAAAGGCGTCTACTACATCAAAGGCTAGCACTACTTCGAAAGCGAGCACGACTTCCAAGGCCAGCACCACGTCGAAAGCCAGCACCACATCTAAGCCAAGCACGACCTTGAAGACAAGCACGACTTCGAAAGCGAGCACAACCTCGAAAGCAAGCACTACTTCGAAAGCGTCTACGACGTCAAAGGCTTCGACTACGTCAAAAGCAAGCAGCACGTCAAAGGCAAGCAGCACGACGAAGGCCAGCACTACAAAGGTGAGCTCCACTTCAAAGGCCAGCGCCACTTCAAAGGCCAGCGTCACCTCCAAAATAAGCACCACCTCTAAGACGAGTTCCACTTCCAAAGCGAGCTCTACGTCGAAACCGAGCACCTCGTCAAAAGTAAGCACCACGTCAAAAGTAAGCACCACGTCAAAAGCAAGCACTACATCCAAGGCCTCAACCTCGACCTCGAAGGCCTCGACAATCTCAAAGCCAAGCACGACGTCTAAGCCCGCTACTTCCACAAAGCCTTCAACTTCCGCAAagccttcaacttcaacctcAGCCAAGCCTTCAACTTCAGCAAAGCCCACCTCTTCCATTACATCTGCGAGGCCAACAACATCCTCGGCGTCGGCT is drawn from Trichoderma atroviride chromosome 7, complete sequence and contains these coding sequences:
- a CDS encoding uncharacterized protein (TransMembrane:1 (n2-13c18/19o1045-1064i)), with the translated sequence MVSLAATAGLAATGLLNGYWGQYSTLEGIRTHCDSGVDSITLGFVNNAPDAIDASGYPGTNFGPNCWGVYLGDNDVPSNLLSHCTSLQNDIPYCRAKGVKVILSIGGVYNSLTSNYYVPDNSTGTEFATFLYNAFGPYNSTWTGPRPFDASPDDHTSVDGFDFDIEVNFPNAPYIEMVNTFRSLDSSLIITAAPQCPTDPQYFYLKDLITQAAFDKLFIQFYNNPACDAIAGNSPGDKFNYDDWETVIANSAKSKSAKLYIGLPAIQEPNESGYIDPNALKNLVCQYQGRTHFGGISLWDLSRGLVNNVNGTSYNQWALEALQAGCNPYPGSTTSSTTVVSTTTSKASSTTSKASTTTSSASSTTSKASSTTSKASSTTSKASSTTSKASSTTSKASSTTSKASSTTSKASSTTSKASSTTSKASTTSKASTTSKASSTSKASSTSKAGSTSKVSTTSKASTTSKASTTSKASTTSKASSTSKVSTTSKASTTSKASTTSKASTTSKASTTSKASTTSKASTTSKASTTSKASTTSKASTTSKASTTSKASTTSKASTTSKASTTSKASTTSKVSTTSKVSSTSKASTTSKVSTTSKASTTSKASTTSKASTTSKASTTSKASTTSKPSTTLKTSTTSKASTTSKASTTSKASTTSKASTTSKASSTSKASSTTKASTTKVSSTSKASATSKASVTSKISTTSKTSSTSKASSTSKPSTSSKVSTTSKVSTTSKASTTSKASTSTSKASTISKPSTTSKPATSTKPSTSAKPSTSTSAKPSTSAKPTSSITSARPTTSSASASSLPPLSNVDKGVTTSSAIPSSSSSVVVLHPTTTNRWSNSSIALTSARNPATTTSDSASVSLTTSVVYTTSVHTVTKCPPYVVNCPAGGYVTTETIALYTTVCPVSDATKTPEATATKEGSQPEATSSPVGLGGAGDFPQVTAIGQPSGPVVEAAVPTGAASSSGLQTLVRPVTSAGAPQGSFGESSAFSSSLSQPTIPVGAGSPYPSGGSGSGSGGASPSGSWSGVPSGPSSIPSIPGANSASMMSASLVGLAIVLAVQIVL